The window TGATCGGAGTACCGGTCGAGCTTGGCTAGCTTGTCCTCAGCGTACTGGCGCATGGCGTCGGTGACCTCGATGTTCCGACCGATCAGCTTGTAGATGTTCATCTAGCTCCCTTCGGGCGAACACGCTGCCTGCAGGCTGCCGTCCCAGGCGTGGCCGGGGACCCGGGTCGTGACCGGGACGCCGGTAGTGCCAGGGGTTGCCGCGACCCACCGCGCCCGGAGCACCAGCTTACCATCAGGTGCCCGGCCGCCAGAACCCACGTTCGTCCCGTCGGGGCGCGTGTAGGCCGCGATTTATCGCGCCCTGGGCGGCGATGCTAGACTCGCGGCAGTGGCAGACCTACCGGCGACAACGGGTGACCGCGGCGCTCCGCTCGGGCGGAAGCCCGGTACCGATGGTGCGCGCGGTCGCCCCGGCGGTGCCGGCGGCGGCTCGGTGAGGCGCTGCGCCGCCGGGTCCGCCATCGAGATCCTGCAGGAGAAGTGGGTCCTGCACATCGTGCACGCCCTCCTCGCCGGACCTAAGGGGTTCAACGAGCTCGGGCGCGAGGTGGGCGGCTGCAACCCGACCACGCTGGCGCACCGACTGGCGCGGCTCGAGGGCGTGGGCGTGATCCACCGCGAGGTGCTGGCCGACGAGTCCGCCAACGCCGGCCTGCCGCGCTGCAGCTACGAACTGACGGAATCGGGTCACGAGCTCGAGATGGTGATCGCGGCCATCCGCGAGTGGGCGATCGCTCACCTCGAGCCGGGCGCCGACTGAGCACTCGCACCCTGGCCGGCCCACGCGGGTGGAGCGGCGCCCACGAGGGCGTCGCGGCGCCCCGCTGCCGGCGTTAGGGCTTGTTCCGCCCGCCGGGCAGCTGCCTCTTCAAGCGGTCGATCGTGGCCCTCAGCTCGTGGTTCTCGAGCCTAAGGGCGTGGTTCTCACGCTCCAACGCCTCGGCGTCGAGGTGCTGCCTGGGGCGCGAGCCGCTTCCGCCCGCGGGTGGCGGGGGGACCGCCGCCGGGCCGGTCGGCGCCGAGCCGCTCGCCGACCCCGCGCCTGGGGCAGCGCGCGGCCCGGCAGCGGCGGCGCCCCGCGCGGCGTCGTCGGCCAGCACCTCGAGGGCCTCGTCAAGCAGCACCGTGCTGCGCAACGCCCGCGCGCTCGCCTTGCCCTCCTGACCGTGCGTGAGCATCAGCCTCAGCGCGCGCTCCTTGAGGTTCTTGTCGCCGAGCGGGCGGGGGAGCAGCAGGTCGGCGTTACTCTCCTCGGCGCGCAGCCGCAGGCTCCTCGACAGCCCCGAACCCGCGTCGGGGTCGGCGGTGACGATGACCGGCACGTCCGCGAGGCGCGCCACCCGCTTGAGGCGCGAGGTGAGCGCCAGGCCGTCCAGGTCGGGCAGGTCGGTCGCAACTATCACGAGGTCGGGCGTGGCGTTACGCAGGTACTCGAGGGCGGCGCGCGCCGTGGTGTGCTCCTGGATGCGCATGCGCGGATCGCTCAGTAGCAGGTCGATGAGCTGACGCTGCGAGTCGTCGGGCTCGATGACGAGGATGTCGAAGGCGTCGCTCATGTCGCTCCTGCCGACGTGCGCTGGTCAACCGCGTTGGACCGGCAGGTTGGCCATGAGGATCACGCGGTCGCCCTGCTGCTCCACCTTGACGTCGAGGTCGCCATCGTCCGACGGGAAGTACTTCTTGATGACGGTGACGAGCTCGCGCTTGAGTGCGTCCATGCTGCCGGGGCTGATCTTCGCGCGGTCGTACGAGAGCACCAGCTTGAGGCGCTCCTTGAGCTCGTCCTTGCTCTTGCGGCGGCCGAACAGGTTGCCGAACATCAACCCGCCCCGAAGAGGCGCCTGAGGCTCGCGAGGAAGCCGCTCGGTTGGTCGAACGACGGGTAGGCGACCTCGTCGCCCCGGATCCGCTTGGCGATGTCGCGGAACGCCGCGCCGGCGGCGAGCTTGGGGCCCTCCTCGAGCGCGGCGGGGTTCCCGACGTTGGTGGAGACGAGGATGCGTTCGTCCTCGGGAACGATGCCGATGAGCTTGACGCCCAGGATCTCGAGGACGTCGTTCACCTCGAGCATGTCGCCGCGCTTGACCATGTCGGGGCGCAGCCGGTTGACGATGAGGCGCACCTCGGGGATCTCGCGCGCCTCCAGCAGCCCGATGATCCTGTCGGCGTCGCGGACGCTCGAGACCTCGGGGTTGACGACGACGAGCGCGCCGGTGGCGGCGCTGGCGGCCGTCTGGAAGCCCGACTCGATGCCGGCGGGGCTGTCGATGAGCACGCGGTCGAACCCCTCGTCCTCCAGGAGCGCCCTGACGGTCTCCTTCATGCGCGACTCCGATAGGGCCGACTTGTCGCGCGTCTGGGACGTGGCCAGCAGGTGCAGCGTGTCCACCCGCTTGTCGCGGATGACCGCCTGCCTGAGCTTGCAGCGCCCCTCGAAGACGTCGATCAGGTCGTAGACGACCCTGCCCTCGAGGCCCATGACCACGTCGAGGTTGCGTAGGCCGACGTCGGTGTCGACGACGCAGACCTTCTCGCCCAAGCGCGCCAGCGCCGCTCCGACGTTGGCGGTGGTGGTGGTCTTGCCGACTCCGCCCTTCCCGGACGTCACCACGATTGCTTTGGCGTTCACAGTCTTACTCCTCCTGAGGGGCTGCTAGGCTGCGTGGAGCATACCANNNNNNNNNNNNNNNNNNNNNNNNNNNNNNNNNNNNNNNNNNNNNNNNNNNNNNNNNNNNNNNNNNNNNNNNNNNNNNNNNNNNNNNNNNNNNNNNNNNNGCGCGGACTAGGCAGGCGTCAACCCCGCGAACTTGACGAGCAGGCGCTTGGCGCCCGCGCCGTCGAAGACCACCGTCACCTCGGCGCGCGCCCCCTCGCCCGTCACGCCCACGACCTTGCCGAACCCGAACTTCGGGTGTCTCACGCGCTCGCCGCCGCGGAGCGTCAGGCCGCCCGCCGCCGACGCCCCGGCCGGGGCGGGGGCCACGGGCGGCCGCCACACGTCGCGCGAGAACTTGCCCGCCGCCGCGGGGTCCGCGAACCGCTGGCCGAAGACGTCCGTCTCGGCGAGGAGCGCGCGCGGGATGTCGTCCAGGAACCGGCTGGGTCGCGCGGGTTCGGTGCGGCCGAACGTCATGCGCGCCTCGCAGTGGACCAGGTAGAGCTCCTCCTGGGCCCGCGTGACGCCTACGTAGAGGAGCCTCCGCTCCTCCTCGATGTCGAGTAGCGAGGCGGTGGAGCTGCGGTGCGGCAGCAGCCCCTCCTCCATGCCGACGAGGAACACGACGGGGAACTCGAGCCCCTTGGCGTTGTGAAGCGTCATCAGCGTGACGGCGTCGTCGACCCTCTCGCCGTTGACCGCT of the Trueperaceae bacterium genome contains:
- a CDS encoding helix-turn-helix transcriptional regulator; its protein translation is MRRCAAGSAIEILQEKWVLHIVHALLAGPKGFNELGREVGGCNPTTLAHRLARLEGVGVIHREVLADESANAGLPRCSYELTESGHELEMVIAAIREWAIAHLEPGAD
- a CDS encoding response regulator; amino-acid sequence: MSDAFDILVIEPDDSQRQLIDLLLSDPRMRIQEHTTARAALEYLRNATPDLVIVATDLPDLDGLALTSRLKRVARLADVPVIVTADPDAGSGLSRSLRLRAEESNADLLLPRPLGDKNLKERALRLMLTHGQEGKASARALRSTVLLDEALEVLADDAARGAAAAGPRAAPGAGSASGSAPTGPAAVPPPPAGGSGSRPRQHLDAEALERENHALRLENHELRATIDRLKRQLPGGRNKP
- the minE gene encoding cell division topological specificity factor MinE, with product MFGNLFGRRKSKDELKERLKLVLSYDRAKISPGSMDALKRELVTVIKKYFPSDDGDLDVKVEQQGDRVILMANLPVQRG
- the minD gene encoding septum site-determining protein MinD: MNAKAIVVTSGKGGVGKTTTTANVGAALARLGEKVCVVDTDVGLRNLDVVMGLEGRVVYDLIDVFEGRCKLRQAVIRDKRVDTLHLLATSQTRDKSALSESRMKETVRALLEDEGFDRVLIDSPAGIESGFQTAASAATGALVVVNPEVSSVRDADRIIGLLEAREIPEVRLIVNRLRPDMVKRGDMLEVNDVLEILGVKLIGIVPEDERILVSTNVGNPAALEEGPKLAAGAAFRDIAKRIRGDEVAYPSFDQPSGFLASLRRLFGAG